The following are encoded together in the Candidatus Limnocylindrales bacterium genome:
- a CDS encoding copper oxidase has translation MDKGRRNFLKSLVLLGATGLLTGRKAIAQNTPSKRRISSSQATIRPPEGFVPVITPDVPKLPYTLENGIKVFHLIAEPVRQEFIPGRVFDIWGYNGHVPGPTIEVMEGDRVRFLFHNKLPEATTIHWHGLEVPLEMDGVPAISQPLVKPGEMFTYEFTLHQNGTFFYHSHMAMQEMMGLIGLFIIHPKKPYQPPVHKDFGLILQEFAVLPNNTIPNSLSMEFNWLTINGKAGPATTPMIVKLGERVRIRMVNLGMNHHPMHIHGNTFYVTGTEGGRIPESAWYPGNTVLVGVAQARDIEFDAKYPGDWLLHCHLPHHMMNNMVSMVGPIAHAGSGMPTGMGMEEGMGIIRQGNALDEDLGPALGRGTGMVTREKPTSHLVGVQSTEPHQGHGTPTENGNKKRVPGFPQDMFMLMDEAVAKPETYGLRPGWSGGIQGMMTLVRVLPPDMYEKVMAMMKERQTKQPPQQPAPLHRDH, from the coding sequence AGAAGGATTTGTTCCGGTTATCACGCCCGATGTTCCTAAACTTCCCTACACACTGGAGAATGGTATCAAGGTTTTTCATCTGATTGCCGAGCCGGTCCGGCAAGAGTTTATTCCGGGGAGAGTCTTTGATATTTGGGGTTACAACGGCCATGTACCAGGGCCTACCATCGAGGTAATGGAAGGAGATCGGGTACGCTTCCTCTTTCATAACAAATTACCCGAGGCCACGACGATACACTGGCATGGTCTGGAGGTCCCCCTGGAGATGGATGGTGTGCCGGCTATCAGCCAACCTTTGGTTAAACCGGGTGAGATGTTCACTTATGAATTCACCCTTCATCAAAACGGTACTTTCTTCTACCACTCCCATATGGCAATGCAAGAAATGATGGGCCTCATAGGACTTTTTATCATTCATCCCAAAAAACCTTACCAACCCCCTGTTCATAAGGATTTTGGGCTGATCCTTCAGGAGTTTGCCGTGTTACCCAATAATACCATTCCCAACTCCCTTTCCATGGAATTTAACTGGCTGACCATAAATGGCAAAGCGGGGCCCGCCACGACTCCTATGATCGTCAAATTGGGAGAACGTGTTCGCATTCGTATGGTGAATCTGGGTATGAACCATCATCCCATGCATATACATGGGAACACGTTCTATGTTACCGGAACAGAAGGAGGACGTATACCAGAATCTGCCTGGTACCCTGGAAATACCGTGCTGGTCGGCGTGGCCCAGGCTCGTGATATTGAGTTCGATGCGAAGTATCCGGGGGATTGGCTACTGCACTGTCACCTCCCTCATCACATGATGAACAATATGGTCTCTATGGTAGGCCCCATAGCACACGCAGGTTCTGGGATGCCTACCGGTATGGGAATGGAAGAAGGGATGGGGATAATCCGGCAAGGGAACGCTCTGGATGAAGATCTTGGACCTGCTTTGGGACGTGGTACCGGCATGGTCACCCGAGAAAAACCGACTTCTCATCTCGTAGGTGTTCAGAGCACCGAACCCCACCAGGGTCACGGGACTCCTACCGAAAATGGGAACAAAAAACGGGTACCCGGATTTCCGCAAGACATGTTCATGCTTATGGATGAAGCCGTTGCTAAACCGGAGACCTACGGGTTACGCCCGGGATGGTCAGGCGGCATACAGGGTATGATGACCTTAGTCCGTGTCCTTCCACCAGATATGTACGAAAAAGTGATGGCTATGATGAAAGAGAGACAGACGAAACAACCCCCCCAACAGCCAGCTCCTCTTCACAGGGATCATTAA